The Streptomyces luteogriseus genome includes a window with the following:
- a CDS encoding aldo/keto reductase, with amino-acid sequence MRYRTLGGLRVSAVGLGAMPLSIEGRPDEERALATVHAALDAGVTLLDTADSYHLPGAEPGHNERLVARALAAYGGDTSGVLVATKGGRGRPAGGDWTVNGSPRHLKAAAEASRERLGVEAIGLYQLHKPDPAVPFEESVGALRELLDAGTIRLAGVSNADADQIRRARGILGDRLVSVQNRYSPAFRDSEPELRLCEELGLAFLPWSPLGGLSRSSLDGPSRTEGADRFAAFHAVAAERGVSPQQVGLAWLLARSPSVVPIPGATRPGTIRDSAAAADLLLTPEETTRLDEATGGGAHPAPVTHV; translated from the coding sequence ATGCGCTACAGGACACTCGGCGGGCTGCGGGTGAGTGCGGTCGGGCTCGGCGCGATGCCGCTGTCCATCGAGGGCCGGCCGGACGAGGAGCGCGCCCTGGCCACCGTGCACGCCGCCCTCGACGCGGGCGTGACGCTGCTGGACACGGCCGACTCGTACCATCTGCCGGGCGCGGAGCCCGGGCACAACGAACGCCTGGTGGCCCGCGCGCTGGCCGCCTACGGCGGTGACACCTCCGGCGTCCTGGTGGCGACGAAGGGCGGCCGCGGCCGCCCGGCGGGCGGCGACTGGACGGTGAACGGCTCCCCCCGTCACCTCAAGGCCGCGGCGGAGGCGTCGCGTGAGCGGCTGGGGGTGGAGGCGATCGGCCTCTACCAACTGCACAAGCCCGACCCCGCGGTGCCCTTCGAGGAGTCGGTCGGCGCCCTGCGCGAGTTGCTCGACGCGGGCACGATCCGGCTGGCCGGTGTGTCCAACGCGGACGCGGACCAGATCCGCCGGGCGCGGGGGATCCTCGGCGACCGGCTGGTGTCGGTGCAGAACCGGTACTCCCCCGCCTTCCGGGACAGTGAGCCGGAGCTGCGGCTGTGCGAGGAGCTGGGGCTGGCGTTCCTGCCGTGGAGCCCGCTCGGCGGGCTGTCCCGCAGCTCCCTGGACGGGCCGTCGCGCACGGAGGGGGCGGATCGCTTCGCCGCGTTCCACGCGGTGGCGGCGGAGCGCGGTGTCAGTCCCCAACAGGTCGGCCTGGCCTGGCTGCTGGCCCGCTCCCCGTCGGTCGTCCCGATCCCGGGGGCGACCCGGCCAGGGACGATCAGGGACTCGGCAGCAGCAGCGGACCTGCTGCTCACCCCGGAGGAGACGACCCGGCTGGACGAGGCGACCGGGGGCGGGGCGCACCCGGCACCGGTCACGCACGTGTAG
- a CDS encoding DHA2 family efflux MFS transporter permease subunit codes for MRLLMNEPAERMDRPYARRWWALLVLCLSLLIIVMANTALTVAAPDMTADLGLNSADLQWVIDGYTVPYAALMLLLGAIGDKYSRRGALVLGLVVFAGGSVFGYLADSATTVIAARAVMGAGAAMIMPATLSLLASTFPRAERAKAITLWTATAGLAIAAGPLVAGALLADHGWSSTFLINVPIAVLAMLGAFVLVPPSKAADRGRIDYGGGLLSVVWIAALVYMIIEGPHFGWGVKAVTAAVVAGAGLVAFIVWELRHPRPLLDVRRFTNRGFAGSNLAVALFFLAVFGAFYYLTQHLQFVLGYDALDTGLRMLPLAGAVFVGAALTGFLTPRVGMKWTVTAGMVGGTAALALLTQVDAGSSYGDFVAPLIVLGLSIGLALSPCTDAIMGAFPESELGVGGAVNDTSLELGGSLGIAILGSLLATSYSGHLSDATAGSKLPASSLSTAQDSVGAGYAVAQGIGDKARQLAEQAAHTGDPQQAERLRAQAGQLGGGARQMADAVGSAFSDAVAHTSMIGAVILGIGTVVVALLLPGKEKTADEPADENRELESAGAR; via the coding sequence CGTGATGGCCAACACCGCCCTCACGGTCGCCGCGCCCGACATGACCGCGGACCTCGGCCTGAACAGCGCCGACCTGCAGTGGGTGATCGACGGCTACACCGTCCCCTACGCCGCGCTGATGCTGCTGCTCGGCGCGATAGGCGACAAGTACAGCCGCCGGGGCGCGCTCGTCCTCGGGCTGGTGGTGTTCGCGGGCGGCTCCGTCTTCGGCTACCTCGCCGACAGCGCCACGACGGTCATCGCCGCTCGGGCCGTGATGGGCGCCGGTGCCGCGATGATCATGCCCGCCACGCTGTCCCTCCTCGCCTCGACCTTCCCGCGCGCCGAACGGGCCAAGGCCATCACCCTGTGGACCGCCACCGCCGGTCTCGCCATCGCGGCCGGGCCGCTGGTCGCCGGCGCGCTGCTCGCGGACCACGGCTGGTCGTCGACGTTCCTCATCAACGTCCCCATCGCGGTCCTCGCCATGCTCGGCGCCTTCGTCCTCGTACCGCCGTCCAAGGCCGCGGACCGCGGGCGCATCGACTACGGCGGCGGACTGCTGTCGGTGGTGTGGATCGCCGCGCTGGTCTACATGATCATCGAGGGTCCGCACTTCGGCTGGGGCGTCAAGGCCGTCACGGCGGCGGTCGTCGCCGGAGCCGGGCTGGTCGCCTTCATCGTCTGGGAGCTGCGCCACCCGCGCCCGCTGCTCGACGTCCGCCGCTTCACGAACCGCGGCTTCGCCGGCTCCAACCTCGCCGTCGCCCTGTTCTTCCTCGCGGTCTTCGGCGCCTTCTACTACCTCACGCAGCACCTCCAGTTCGTCCTCGGCTACGACGCCCTGGACACGGGCCTGCGCATGCTGCCGCTGGCGGGCGCCGTGTTCGTGGGGGCGGCCCTCACCGGCTTCCTCACACCCCGGGTCGGCATGAAGTGGACCGTCACGGCCGGCATGGTCGGCGGCACGGCGGCCCTGGCGCTCCTCACCCAGGTCGACGCCGGTTCGTCGTACGGCGACTTCGTCGCGCCCCTGATCGTCCTCGGCCTCTCCATCGGGCTCGCGCTGTCGCCCTGCACCGACGCGATCATGGGGGCGTTCCCGGAGTCGGAGCTGGGCGTCGGCGGCGCCGTGAACGACACGTCGCTGGAGCTCGGCGGCTCGCTCGGCATCGCCATCCTGGGCTCGCTGCTGGCGACGTCGTACTCCGGCCACCTCTCGGACGCCACGGCCGGCAGCAAGCTCCCCGCCTCCTCCCTGTCCACCGCCCAGGACTCCGTCGGAGCCGGATACGCCGTCGCCCAGGGCATCGGCGACAAGGCGCGGCAGCTCGCCGAGCAGGCCGCGCACACCGGTGACCCCCAGCAGGCGGAGCGACTCCGGGCCCAGGCCGGGCAACTCGGCGGCGGCGCCCGGCAGATGGCCGACGCGGTCGGATCAGCGTTCTCCGACGCGGTCGCCCACACCAGCATGATCGGGGCCGTGATCCTGGGCATCGGCACGGTGGTGGTGGCGCTGCTCCTGCCCGGCAAGGAGAAGACGGCGGACGAGCCCGCGGACGAGAACAGGGAACTGGAGTCCGCCGGGGCCCGCTAG
- a CDS encoding Lrp/AsnC family transcriptional regulator — protein MGVQTSAPKEPRQLRAAADETSVAFDAVDRQILLLLQTDGRIKLSELGRRVRLSPAAVTERVRRLEAAGVISGYGAHVVPARLGYGIQAFIRVNPHGGYTLKHPRTLELIERPEITEVHHVVGEDCWILKVAVRDTVHLENVLEDVSVLGRTTTSIVLTSPVERTPLLP, from the coding sequence ATGGGAGTTCAGACCTCGGCACCGAAAGAACCACGGCAGTTGCGCGCCGCCGCCGACGAAACATCGGTGGCCTTCGACGCGGTGGACCGGCAGATCCTCCTGCTGCTCCAGACCGACGGCCGGATCAAGCTCAGCGAGCTCGGCCGCCGGGTCAGGCTCAGCCCCGCGGCCGTCACCGAGCGGGTGCGGCGGCTTGAGGCGGCGGGCGTGATCAGCGGCTACGGCGCCCATGTCGTGCCGGCCCGGCTCGGCTACGGCATCCAGGCGTTCATCCGCGTGAACCCGCACGGCGGCTACACCCTCAAGCACCCCAGGACCCTGGAGCTGATCGAGCGCCCCGAGATCACCGAGGTGCACCACGTGGTCGGGGAGGACTGCTGGATCCTCAAGGTCGCCGTCCGCGACACCGTCCACCTGGAAAACGTCCTGGAGGACGTCTCCGTGCTCGGCCGCACCACGACGTCGATCGTGCTGACCTCCCCGGTGGAGCGCACACCGCTGTTGCCTTGA
- a CDS encoding NAD-dependent epimerase/dehydratase family protein — protein sequence MEKALNVLVIGGNRYVGKRLLARLLDDGHRVTVLNRGSSPPPAGVEHLRADRNDEGALAGALGSRLFDVVVDQVCYTPRQAAIARRVFSGRTRRYVMTSTVEVYEYEDSPALVREEAVDPATVTVDLELPWDEPAFLEAHYGEGKRQAEAVFAAGGAALPYTAVRVAHVLGGDDDFTGRLAHYAERIRTGEPIAVPAVNRPATYVYVEEIARFLAWAAGEDFTGPVNAASSGALSTEELCAAVAVHVPGGRAGFRPVEVGEVSPFSFRRSYGMDNGRAARLGFTFGEARQWLPRAVAETLGEGG from the coding sequence ATGGAAAAGGCTCTGAACGTCCTGGTCATCGGCGGGAACCGTTACGTCGGAAAGCGTCTGCTCGCACGGCTGCTCGACGACGGCCACCGCGTCACCGTGCTGAACCGGGGGTCATCCCCGCCGCCCGCCGGGGTGGAGCACCTGCGCGCCGACCGGAACGACGAAGGGGCACTGGCCGGTGCGCTCGGCTCGCGGCTCTTCGACGTCGTCGTCGACCAGGTCTGCTACACCCCGCGCCAGGCGGCGATCGCCCGCCGCGTCTTCTCCGGGCGCACCCGCCGCTATGTGATGACCTCGACGGTCGAGGTGTACGAATACGAGGACTCCCCCGCCCTCGTACGCGAGGAGGCGGTCGACCCGGCCACCGTCACCGTCGACCTCGAACTCCCCTGGGACGAACCCGCGTTCCTGGAGGCCCACTACGGGGAGGGCAAGCGGCAGGCCGAGGCGGTCTTCGCCGCCGGGGGCGCCGCGCTGCCGTACACGGCGGTGCGGGTGGCCCATGTGCTGGGCGGGGACGATGACTTCACCGGCAGGCTGGCCCACTACGCCGAGCGGATACGCACCGGCGAGCCGATCGCCGTGCCGGCGGTGAACCGGCCGGCCACCTATGTGTACGTCGAGGAGATCGCCCGCTTCCTGGCCTGGGCGGCGGGCGAGGACTTCACCGGCCCGGTGAACGCGGCCTCCTCCGGGGCGCTGAGCACCGAGGAGCTGTGCGCGGCGGTCGCCGTTCATGTCCCCGGCGGCCGGGCCGGGTTCCGGCCCGTGGAGGTCGGCGAGGTCTCTCCCTTCTCCTTCCGCCGCTCCTACGGCATGGACAACGGCCGGGCCGCCCGGCTCGGCTTCACCTTCGGCGAGGCCCGCCAGTGGCTGCCGCGTGCCGTCGCCGAGACACTCGGGGAGGGCGGCTGA
- a CDS encoding MerR family transcriptional regulator, which translates to MRIGELAARAGTTTRTLRYYESRGLLPARRTGNGYRTYDESDLRLLRQIRTLQDFGFDLEETRPFVECLRAGHPQGDSCPASLAVYRRKLDELDALIGQLSGVRDTVARQLEKAELARDGLAAEAEVPGGPEPACELGGDPW; encoded by the coding sequence ATGCGAATCGGCGAGCTGGCCGCACGGGCCGGGACCACGACGCGGACGCTGCGGTACTACGAGTCGCGGGGGCTGCTGCCCGCGCGGCGCACGGGCAACGGATACCGGACCTACGACGAGAGCGACCTGCGGCTGCTGCGGCAGATCAGGACGCTCCAGGACTTCGGGTTCGACCTGGAGGAGACGCGGCCCTTCGTGGAGTGCCTGCGCGCCGGGCACCCCCAGGGCGACTCCTGCCCGGCGTCGCTCGCGGTCTACCGGCGCAAGCTGGACGAGCTCGACGCGCTGATCGGCCAGCTGAGCGGGGTGCGGGACACCGTCGCGCGGCAACTGGAGAAGGCCGAGCTGGCGCGCGACGGGCTGGCCGCCGAGGCGGAGGTTCCGGGCGGTCCGGAACCCGCGTGCGAGCTG